The following is a genomic window from Verrucomicrobiia bacterium.
CGTAAGAGACGGTAATACTGTTGTAGAATCTTCTATTCAAAACCTAAGACGAATGCCGCCTGTAAATTTGCGGCGCGTCATAGGTGTATTTTCGGGTTGCGCAAGGGGTTGTCGGCCCGAAAGTTGGCTGGCTGCGGTTTAGGGGATATAAGTTTTTTCGATTTTTCAGTTGCGTCAATGGACTTTCTGATTATATTAGCCGGCTCTTATGCGTATCGCCGTGCCGCTCGAAACTGCCCCCGGAGAAACCCGGGTTGCCCTTATTCCCGAATCCGCCGCCAAGCTGGTGAAAGCCGGGCAGGAGGTTTTTGTCCAATCCGGGGCCGGGATGCGGGCGCATTTCACGGACAAGGCCTATCAAGAAGCCGGGGCGACGGTCGTTGCCAGTGCGCGGGAAGTTTATGCCAAGGCGGAGCTGGTGGCGAAAGTCCGAGAGGTGATGTCGAGTTCCGAGGCCGGCGGGCACGAGGCGGATTTGATTCCGGAAGGGGCGGTTTACATCAGCTTTTTGGGGCGGAACAAAAATTCGGAGGCGGTCAAAAAACTGGCGGCGCGACGGGTCACCGCCTTTTCGATGGAGATGATTCCGCGCACCTCGCGGGCGCAGAAAATGGATGCGCTTTCCTCGATGGCCTCCATTGCTGGTTACAAGGCAGCTTTATGGGGGGCGGGGCATTTGGGGAAATTCTTTCCTTTAATGATGACGGCGGCGGGGACGATTGCGCCATCCAACGTTTTCATCCTTGGCGCCGGAGTCGCCGGTTTGCAGGCGATAGCCACCTGCCGGCGGTTGGGTGCCGTCGTCGAAGCATTTGACGTGCGGCCGGCCGTCAAGGAAGAAGTGCAAAGTTTGGGGGCGAAGTTTATCGGGCTGGAGCTTTTGGCCGAGGAGGCGGTCGCCGCCGGGGGATACGCCAAGGAGCTTTCGGAAGAGCACCAGAAAAAAGAGCGGGAGCTTATCGCCGTCAGTTTAAAAAAAGCGGACGTGGTCATCACCACGGCCGCCATTCCGGGGAAAAAAGCTCCCCTGCTCATCACCGAAGCAATGGTCAAGGATATGAAACCCGGCTCGGTCATTGTTGATTTGGCGGCGGAAACCGGCGGCAACTGCGAGCTGACCGAAGCGGGAAAAGATGTGCACAAGCATAACGTTTTGATTATGGGGCCGGTGAACGTCCCCGCCTCGCTTCCTTTTCATGCCAGCCAGATGTACTCGCGCAACGTTTTGGCGCTCATCCAGCTTATGCTTACGAAGGAAGGAAAGCTCAATTTGAATTTTGAGGACGACATCATCCGGGACAGCTGCATCACACGCTCGGAGGCGGTCGCGGCGGGGAAGGTGTAATGGATATTCTATACGAAGTTTACATTTTTCTTCTGGCGGTTTTTGTCGGGTTCGAGGTCATCTCCAAGGTGCCGGTGGTTCTGCACACCCCCTTGATGTCCGGCACGAACGCCATCCACGGCATCGTAATGTTGGGCGGGATGCTCGTTTTGGCCGAGGCGCAGGAGCCGCTTTTGGTCTGGCTTGGATTTGCGGCGGTTGTCCTCGGGGCGGCCAATCTATTCGGCGGGTTCGTGGTGACCGACCGGATGCTGGAAATGTTTAAGGCGAAGAAACCGGCGGCGAAAAAATAATGGACGCCAAAGTTCTTTCCGATCTCGCCTATCTAACGTCCGCCTTCCTTTTCATCATCGGCCTGAAATTCTTGAGCCATCCGGCCAAGGCGCGCCGGGGGAATTTTTTGGCGATTTTGGGGATGGCGTTCGCCCTCGTGGCGACTTTCATCTTTCTCTGGAGCGGGGGTTCGCCTGCGCGGGGGATGCTCATAATCGCCGGCATTGCAATCGGCGGGCTTTTGGGCACGGTCGGGGCGCGGATGGTGGCCATCACCAATATGCCGCAGATGGTGGCCTTGCTGAACGGCTGCGGCGGCGGGGCAGCGGCTTTGATTTCCACGGTCGAGTTCGTGGGCGGACATACCACAGACCCGGTCGGTTTCGGCTCTACGATTTTCGGCTGCATCATTGGCTCCATTTCCTTTTCCGGTTCTTTGGTTGCCTTTGGCAAGCTGCAGGGGATTATCTCCGAGCGGGCCGTCACCTCGACTTTCCAGAAAATTTTCAACGCCCTTTTGTTCTTCGCTTTAATTGCCAACATCATCTGGATTGCGGCAGGGGGCGGAGAAACGGCTTTTCTTTTGTTTCTGGCGGGTTCCCTCGTTTTTGGCGTTCTGATGGTCATCCCCATCGGCGGGGCGGACATGCCGGTGGTGATATCCCTTTTGAACTCCTTTACCGGTCTCGCGGTGGCGGCCACGGGGTTTGCGCTCAAGCAGCCGGCGCTCATCATCAGCGGGACTTTGGTCGGCGCTTCCGGAACGCTTCTGACCGTTCTTATGTGCAAGGCCATGAACCGCTCGCTGGCCAACGTGCTTTTTGCCGGGGTGGGGGCGGGTCCCGTGGCAACGCCGGGGGCGGCAGCGGCCGGGGAAGCGGCCAAAACGGCGCGGGAGATAACGCCCGAGGATGCGGCGGTTTTGCTCGGCAACATTCAATCCCTCATCATCATTCCGGGCTACGGGATGGCCGTGGCGCAGGCCCAGCACGTCGTACGGGAGATGGCGGATATACTTGCGGCCCGCGGGGTGGAAGTGAAATACGCCGTGCACCCGGTTGCCGGGCGGATGCCGGGGCATATGAACGTGCTTTTGGCGGAGGCGAACGTGCCCTACGACCAGCTTTTCGACTTGGACCAGATCAATCCGGAGTTCGAGCGGTGCGACGTGGCCTTGGTAATCGGGGCCAACGACGTGGTGAATCCGGCCGCCCGTTACGATAAATCCAGCCCGATTTACGGGATGCCGATTCTGGACGCCGACAAATCGAAGCATATCATCGTCATCAAGCGGAGTTTGAATCCGGGCTTTGCCGGCATCGACAACCAACTGTACTACGACCCCAAGACCTTCATGCTTTTTGGCGACGCCAAGGGGGCGGTGGCCAAGCTGGTGGAAGCGCTGAAGGCGGTTTGATTTTTCCTTACCGGGAGTAGTTGACCCCACTTCCACCCCTCCCCTCCAGGGGAGGGCAAGAAAGCGGGGAGTCCGGTTTTAATTTGTAAGGGACTCCGGAGCGGGGGCTCCGGATTACCCAAAAGAAAACAGCGTTGCACCGTCTCCCCGCATCTCGGATGGAACCTTTTTCTGTTATAATCGAATGGATATGGAACCGATAAAGATTTTTGCCGTGGCCGGGGCTTTGCGGGCGGGGTCGTACAACCGGAAGCTTTTGGCCGCCGCCGTGCACAAGATAAAGGACGCCGTTGTCGATATTGGTGATTTAAAAGAATTCGATATACCCCCTTATGACGGCGATTTGGAGGCAAAAGGACTGCCCGCCGGCGTCGTCAAATTGAAAGAACGGATAGCCGCTGCGGACGGGTTACTCATTGCCACGCCGGAATACAACTGGTCGATTCCGGGAACTTTCAAGAATGCCATTGACTGGGCCTCACGGCCGCCTTCCAATCCCTTCCGCGGAAAAACGGCCTTAATCACCGCCGCCTCCAACGGGCACTTTGGCGGCACGCGTTCCGTTTTGCACTTGCGGCAGGTCTTGGTCACGCTCGGCGTTTTGGCCATTTCGGAGCAGGTTACCGTCCCCTATGCCGACAAGGCCTTCGACGACGCCGGAAATTTAATCGACCCCAAGCTGAACGCCAGCTTGCAGAAGGGGGTCGACGCGCTCATCCGCTTTACGACCGCATTGAAGGCCAGTAAATAATCTTGCTTTGATTTTCTTATTTCCTTGACACGATTTTGGAAGGCGGCGTATAATAGGTAGGAAAACGGAGGTGCCTATGTCGCCAAAGGCCGAATGGATTCGGAAGAGAGGGGTTTTTGGTTCACTTTTGCTTCTCACAGTTTTCTACGCTTTACCAGTATACGCCACAGTTACTAAAATAAGCCCGCAAGGACCTCGGCTCGAGGTGCCTTATTCGCACGGTTCCATCGCCGCGTCGGAGACCACGGTGGTCGGCTGGGATTTCGGGTACTTGGTTGAAGGGGCTTTTTTGGATTTGATAAATACCCGTTTTACGTCCGTCTCCTACGTCATCACTTTGGAGAACCTGCCCGGCACGACGGCTTCCCCTTCTTCCGGGACCATTCCACCGCAAAGCGTGCAATCGGTTTTGATTTTTACCGACCGCTCCAACGTGCCGGTGGGGGAGTACACGGGCAAAATCCGGGTTATTTATCAACCGGACGACACGATTATCGTCCCCCTGCACTACTTTGTAGCCGACACCATCTTCGGCGTGGATTTCACCCCTCCCGAGGATTCGGTCTTGCAGCCGGGGACGGTGGTCAACTTCGGCCACCGGGTATTTTTTACACTTTGGAGCAAGAACACGGCGGCGGTGAACTGGCACGTCAAAAATCATTCCGGCGTGCGCATCAGCCGGAACTTCAACGCCAGTTTGACCTCGAAAGGGAACTGGGAGTGGATACCGGAGGATACGGTGACGATTCCGAACGGGACGCCGACAGTTACCTCCATTTCCAGGATGACGCCGACCGGCAACCCGGTCACGGATGATTACTTTTCGGTTGTCTATCAAACCTCCGGCGGGCCGCCAGCCACCACGCGGGGGGATTTGAACAACGACGGGTTTTTGACGCCGTCCGACGTCGTTCTGGAGCTGAATCTCGTATTCCTGAATCAGATTCCTCCGGCGGGAGCGGCGGAAGGGGACGTGAACTGTGACGGATTTCTTACGCCGGCGGACGTGGTTTTGCTTTTGAACAAAGTGTTTCTGGACAGCGGGACACTTTGCACGTAAGGCCGAGAATAGAGATTTGAGATTGAAAATTAGCAAAACCAAAGCGGGTGTGGTTCTTCTCACTATTCTTTTTTGTGCCGCTTCCGGTTTCGCCCAGCCGGCGGATTTGGTTTTTCAAAACGGGAAAGTCGTCACGGTTGATGACACCCAGCCACGGGCGGAGGCGGCCGCCGTTGCGGGAAATAAAATCGTTTTCGTCGGTTCCAATTCCGATGTGGAAAAGTGGGTGGGGCCGAAAACGGAAGTGATAGACCTTCAAGGCAAGCTGCTCTTACCCGGGTTCAACGACGCCCATTGCCATCTTTTAAACGGCGGTTTTCAGCTTATACGGGTGAATTTGCTCGGCGTTAAAACGCTCGAAGAAATTCAGGAAAAAGTTCGCGAGGCGGTCCAGCGGGCGCCGAAGGGGGCTTGGGTGCAGGGGCGGGGATGGGACCAGACCCTTTTCAACAACGGAGCGTGGCCTACGAAAGAGATGTTGGATGATGTGGCGCCGAATACGCCGGTTTATCTGCGGCGGGTGGACGGGCATTCCTCGTGGGTCAACTCGGCAGCCTTGAAGCTGGCCAACATCACTAAAGAAACGCCAAACCCGGCGGGCGGGGAAATTGCTCGTGACGAAACCGGCCAGCCGACCGGGGTTCTGAAGGAGAATGCCACGGAGTTGGTGACGCGTGTAATTCCCAAGCCATCTCCGGCGGAATTGCGGCAAGCGATTGAGAAGGGGCTGGAAGAGGCGCGTAAATTTGGTGTAACATCCCTACAGGAAGAGAGCGAGGGGACGTATCCGGGGGTGATTTCTGTTTACAAGGAATTGTTGAACGAAGGGGGGCTGACGGCGCGGATTTCGACTTGGATTCCCCTTGATTCGGCCAAATACCCGGAGCGGCTGGCGAAGTTGCGAAATGTTTTTCCGACCTATTCTTCCATTCTCCGGCTGGGAATATTAAAAGGGTACATCGACGGCTCGATGGGGTCGCGGACGGCTTTGCTTTTCCGGCCGTATTCGGACGATTCCACAACAAACGGGATTGCGCAGTACACCCAGAAGGAATTGGAGCGGCTGGTGTTTACGGCCGATTCGATGGGATTTCAAATCGGCATCCACGCCATCGGGGACAGCGGGAATTTTGTTGCGCTTTTGGCGTACTCGCAGGCGATTTTGCAAAACCAGCCGCGGGAAAGGCGGCATCGGATTGAGCATTGCCAGTTAGTACGCTTGCAGGATATACCGGCCTTCAAGGAA
Proteins encoded in this region:
- a CDS encoding NAD(P) transhydrogenase subunit alpha, whose product is MDILYEVYIFLLAVFVGFEVISKVPVVLHTPLMSGTNAIHGIVMLGGMLVLAEAQEPLLVWLGFAAVVLGAANLFGGFVVTDRMLEMFKAKKPAAKK
- a CDS encoding NAD(P)(+) transhydrogenase (Re/Si-specific) subunit beta yields the protein MDAKVLSDLAYLTSAFLFIIGLKFLSHPAKARRGNFLAILGMAFALVATFIFLWSGGSPARGMLIIAGIAIGGLLGTVGARMVAITNMPQMVALLNGCGGGAAALISTVEFVGGHTTDPVGFGSTIFGCIIGSISFSGSLVAFGKLQGIISERAVTSTFQKIFNALLFFALIANIIWIAAGGGETAFLLFLAGSLVFGVLMVIPIGGADMPVVISLLNSFTGLAVAATGFALKQPALIISGTLVGASGTLLTVLMCKAMNRSLANVLFAGVGAGPVATPGAAAAGEAAKTAREITPEDAAVLLGNIQSLIIIPGYGMAVAQAQHVVREMADILAARGVEVKYAVHPVAGRMPGHMNVLLAEANVPYDQLFDLDQINPEFERCDVALVIGANDVVNPAARYDKSSPIYGMPILDADKSKHIIVIKRSLNPGFAGIDNQLYYDPKTFMLFGDAKGAVAKLVEALKAV
- a CDS encoding NADPH-dependent FMN reductase; this translates as MEPIKIFAVAGALRAGSYNRKLLAAAVHKIKDAVVDIGDLKEFDIPPYDGDLEAKGLPAGVVKLKERIAAADGLLIATPEYNWSIPGTFKNAIDWASRPPSNPFRGKTALITAASNGHFGGTRSVLHLRQVLVTLGVLAISEQVTVPYADKAFDDAGNLIDPKLNASLQKGVDALIRFTTALKASK
- a CDS encoding Re/Si-specific NAD(P)(+) transhydrogenase subunit alpha, which codes for MRIAVPLETAPGETRVALIPESAAKLVKAGQEVFVQSGAGMRAHFTDKAYQEAGATVVASAREVYAKAELVAKVREVMSSSEAGGHEADLIPEGAVYISFLGRNKNSEAVKKLAARRVTAFSMEMIPRTSRAQKMDALSSMASIAGYKAALWGAGHLGKFFPLMMTAAGTIAPSNVFILGAGVAGLQAIATCRRLGAVVEAFDVRPAVKEEVQSLGAKFIGLELLAEEAVAAGGYAKELSEEHQKKERELIAVSLKKADVVITTAAIPGKKAPLLITEAMVKDMKPGSVIVDLAAETGGNCELTEAGKDVHKHNVLIMGPVNVPASLPFHASQMYSRNVLALIQLMLTKEGKLNLNFEDDIIRDSCITRSEAVAAGKV
- a CDS encoding amidohydrolase, with product MKISKTKAGVVLLTILFCAASGFAQPADLVFQNGKVVTVDDTQPRAEAAAVAGNKIVFVGSNSDVEKWVGPKTEVIDLQGKLLLPGFNDAHCHLLNGGFQLIRVNLLGVKTLEEIQEKVREAVQRAPKGAWVQGRGWDQTLFNNGAWPTKEMLDDVAPNTPVYLRRVDGHSSWVNSAALKLANITKETPNPAGGEIARDETGQPTGVLKENATELVTRVIPKPSPAELRQAIEKGLEEARKFGVTSLQEESEGTYPGVISVYKELLNEGGLTARISTWIPLDSAKYPERLAKLRNVFPTYSSILRLGILKGYIDGSMGSRTALLFRPYSDDSTTNGIAQYTQKELERLVFTADSMGFQIGIHAIGDSGNFVALLAYSQAILQNQPRERRHRIEHCQLVRLQDIPAFKELGIIASMQPTHCTSDMRWAEARAGKERCKGAYVWRSFLNAGVSLAFGTDWVVEPLNPMGGLYAAVTRQDLETGQPEGGWFPEQRLTMEEAVRAYTLGSAYADFREKELGSITTGKLADLVVLDKDIFSIPPREVLATSVVMTVMDGKVVYRKK